The following coding sequences lie in one Plasmodium sp. gorilla clade G2 genome assembly, chromosome: 11 genomic window:
- a CDS encoding ras-related protein Rab-6, putative codes for MDEFQNSGLNKYKLVFLGEQAVGKTSIITRFMYDTFDNNYQSTIGIDFLSKTLYLDEGPVRLQLWDTAGQERFRSLIPSYIRDSAAAIVVYDITNRQSFENTTKWIQDILNERGKDVIIALVGNKTDLGDLRKVTYEEGMQKAQEYNTMFHETSAKAGHNIKVLFKKIASKLPNLDNTNNNEANVVDIQLTNNSNKNDKNVLNKCLC; via the exons ATGGATGAATTTCAGA ATTCGggattaaataaatacaaactTGTTTTCTTAGGagaa CAAGCTGTAGGTAAAACATCTATAATTACAAGATTTATGTATGATAcctttgataataattaccag tCCACTATTGGTATAGATTTTTTGAGTAAAACATTATATTTGGATGAAGGTCCTGTACGCTTACAATTATGGGACACGGCAGGTCAGGAAAGATTTCGAAGTTTAATTCCAAGTTATATTAGGGATTCAGCAGCAGCAATAGTTGTATATGATATTACTAATAGACAATCATTTGAAAATACAACAAAATGGATACAAGATATTTTGAATGAGAGAGGAAAAGATGTTATAATAGCTTTAGTAGGAAATAAAACAGATTTAGGTGATCTTAGAAAAGTTACATATGAAGAAGGAATGCAAAAAGCTCaagaatataatacaatGTTTCATGAAACAAGTGCTAAAGCTggtcataatataaaagtattgtttaaaaaaattgcATCCAAATTACCAAATTtagataatacaaataataatgaagccAATGTTGTAGATATACAATTAactaataattcaaataaaaatgacaaaaatgttttaaataaatgtttATGTTAA